A segment of the Chryseobacterium scophthalmum genome:
AGGTTAGTGGCTTTAAACCAAATAATTTATCATAGCTAAACATAAAGCCTTTGGACTCTTCATCATCAATAATAACCATAACACGTTCAAACTCTAATCCTTTGACACCTTGATGTGTTCCAAATTTTGACTCTTCGTTGACATATTCATTATACCTTATAATCTCAGTAAAATTTGCTTTCAATGATTCTTCCCAAGCTTTTAAAACGTCATCATCTTCCGATGTTTCGTCGTCTTCAATCTCAAAATCTGAATCAACATCAGCTCTTTTCAAAACTACTTTTAGTACAGATGGAATTTTGAACAAATTGGTTTCTTGAATTTTTTCTAGTACTTCAATTAATAAGGGACAATTATCTTCATTCCATAAAGACAATAATTCATTGACCTTACCATTTACAGTATGTAATAATTCTAATTTATTATCATCATTTTGTAATGTCTGCTTATCTATTAAATGGGAATTCTGCTTTACAATATTAGCAATCTCAAATTTATTCTTCTTAATATAAGCCTTATGTAAGGGCAAAACTATTTTTGTAAATAAATTAACCGAAGATGATGATCCGTCTAACAAACCTGTTTTTAGTTTATCAACACTGTAAAGAGGTGCGAAAAAGTTGGAAAACCCCATTCTACTTGCAGCCATATGATGCTCTAATGTTAAAGTCATTACTTCAGAATCATTCCCATTCCATTTATCATCTTTTGTTGCGTCGTACATTTTCTGACGAATCTGATCTTCTATCTCAGACTTATTTTTTGTGCGGGAAACAGCAAAGAACCTGACAACCCCACCTTTATTTTCAATACGTGGAAATTGTTGCTGACCATCTATGTCTTCTCTAATTTTATTTATAAGATCGATGATTCTTGATTTTGATCGATGATTCATTTTTTTCGCAGGCTTAACCCATTTTTCTGGTAATCCGATTCCCAGATTTTCTTTTCCATCTGAATAAATTCTTTGCATTGTATCCCCAAACAATCCCAACGAAAGTCTTTCTTCATATTGACTTTGAAGGTCAAATAATGAATCAATTAATTCCTTTTTAGTATCCTGACTTTCATCTATAAGGATAACAGGATATTTATTTATTAGGATTTGTTTGAATAATTCTTTTGATTTAATAAAATCAGCAGTAATAGAAATTACTTCTGTATGATTTAAAGAATCTTTCGTTAGATTATCCCCATTTGGATTATAAATAAACTTTTGAATTGTTTTAAGCGATGCAAGTCTTTTATTTTTAGACTCTATTTTTTTTGCTCTACCAATAGAAGTTTTATTATTTAAATCTCTACTTTTAGATTGTTCTACTTCCAATTCTGCTATTTCAACAATTAAATTACGCTTTATCCAATTTTTAATATCGTGTGAAAAGTTTTTTATTAATTCCCAACAGAAACTATGAATTGTGCTAACATTAAATATGGAACTATATTCTAGTCTATGAGTAATTTCATCAGCTGCCGCGTTAGTATAGGTAATAATTGCAATTCTTTTATTTCTTAGTTTATATTCCTTTCCAAACTCCTTTTTAAAGCGATCCAGCACATTTACAAGCGTTCTTGTTTTCCCTGAACCTGCACCAGCAAAAAGAAAAAAGCTTTGGGGTGATGACGGTTTAATGCTTTCATAAATCACATCATCAACTAGAGCATCTATCTCATTAGTATATTCAGCCATTAGATTTATGTTTAGTTGATTAATCCTTGTTTGTTACTTTTTAATTGTTCTTCAATCCAGTCTAAACCTTCTTTTATATATGTAGGAGTTTTAATCTTTTTGGGATCTTCATAATACAATACATCCAAAGCAAATTCTGCTTTTTTTGCTTGTTTATCATTAATAATTGTGTAGGTTTCTTCTACAAATTCAATTAAATTTTCTTTTTTAGAAGCTTCCACCATTTTTTTCAGAAGACCTGTAGAATCGGTAATAGCTTTAAAACTATCCTTGTTCTCAATGACTAATGCGTCTTCAAATGTGTAAGGATAAACAATAATTCTGTTGTTTCCATTATCAAATTCAATCGGTTTTTGATAAGCTACTCTAATTGGCAAATCTTTTTTTATTTTATCCTCTGAGCTTAAATTCAACAATTCGTCTAAAAGCTCTTTTTGCGGATGCCAAGTTTTGAGGGTGTCATTATTCGTTTTATAATTTTTCTTTAGCTCTGGTTGACATTTCTTTCCATTATCGTTAGGATTAATAGAATCTACATCAGTAATAACCAAACAGATCAAACCTAATTTTTCAATCAAGGGCTTTAATCTATGCGCATGACTTCCGCCAATCTCTAAAATTGTCACATAACAACTATCCAACAAACAATTTTCATTCTTTATGAAATGTGGTACGAGAATTCGTTCGGCAGGGCCTTCTACTAAAATAACAGCATCGGCAAAAAACAAATCGTTATGTGTCGTATTCAGATATCGAATTACAAATTTTTCCGTCTCTTTATTTTTTTCGCCAAAAACTGATTTTAGACTAACCACTTCTGATGTAGGAAGAGCTAATGAATTATTTCTTTTAAAATATCTTAAGCTTTCAAATTTTTGGTGAGCAATGTAGCTAGAATGCGTACTAATGACTAATTGCGTTGTAAAATCTTTCTTATCTTTTAAATTCACATTATTTCGAAGTACCTCATAAGCCTTCTTAATAAAAACCTGTTGCACTTGTGCATGTAAGTGAGCTTCTGGTTCTTCTATTAAAATTAAATGTAATGGTTCTATAACTTCATCGTCAGTTATTGCATTTTTACCGATTCTCATCCATTCGTCTCTAAAACGTATTAATTTGAATATGATTGATATAAGATTTTGATATCCTAATCCATTATACTTTTCCGGCAACGACAAGTCTTTGTCAAGATAATATTTTACAGCTGAATCATGCTGAAGACCATCAGCTGTTGAAACTTTAGTCGATAATTGGATTTGAGGGTTCCCAAATCCGGGATAATTTAATCCTT
Coding sequences within it:
- a CDS encoding UvrD-helicase domain-containing protein encodes the protein MAEYTNEIDALVDDVIYESIKPSSPQSFFLFAGAGSGKTRTLVNVLDRFKKEFGKEYKLRNKRIAIITYTNAAADEITHRLEYSSIFNVSTIHSFCWELIKNFSHDIKNWIKRNLIVEIAELEVEQSKSRDLNNKTSIGRAKKIESKNKRLASLKTIQKFIYNPNGDNLTKDSLNHTEVISITADFIKSKELFKQILINKYPVILIDESQDTKKELIDSLFDLQSQYEERLSLGLFGDTMQRIYSDGKENLGIGLPEKWVKPAKKMNHRSKSRIIDLINKIREDIDGQQQFPRIENKGGVVRFFAVSRTKNKSEIEDQIRQKMYDATKDDKWNGNDSEVMTLTLEHHMAASRMGFSNFFAPLYSVDKLKTGLLDGSSSSVNLFTKIVLPLHKAYIKKNKFEIANIVKQNSHLIDKQTLQNDDNKLELLHTVNGKVNELLSLWNEDNCPLLIEVLEKIQETNLFKIPSVLKVVLKRADVDSDFEIEDDETSEDDDVLKAWEESLKANFTEIIRYNEYVNEESKFGTHQGVKGLEFERVMVIIDDEESKGFMFSYDKLFGLKPLTSTDKKNLDEGKETGIDRTMRLFYVACSRAKESLAIVGYTDLPEELKKNVINNGWFGEEELEIIL
- a CDS encoding ATP-dependent endonuclease, with translation MKINSIQIQNFRKLQSCIIDFSEKETIFVGANNSGKTTAMDALMIFLKTKSFKPQDFTLCHWKSLNEVGENWIKADELKEEDKSIKLLEEYLPVLDLWIEVENSELHYVSHIIPTLDWKGGLLGIRLRFEPKDMDELIREFVTLYNKSNKLSKEKGKAFKLWPKTFWDFCERKLSAYFTIKTYLFDPDKYDEKQELLDNNISLDGDVLKGLIKIDIINAQRGFSDANSETVESNSRNLSSQLRAYYDKHLNPTLEPTEKDIDALESINNAQDDFDKNLKESFKTSLSELEGLNYPGFGNPQIQLSTKVSTADGLQHDSAVKYYLDKDLSLPEKYNGLGYQNLISIIFKLIRFRDEWMRIGKNAITDDEVIEPLHLILIEEPEAHLHAQVQQVFIKKAYEVLRNNVNLKDKKDFTTQLVISTHSSYIAHQKFESLRYFKRNNSLALPTSEVVSLKSVFGEKNKETEKFVIRYLNTTHNDLFFADAVILVEGPAERILVPHFIKNENCLLDSCYVTILEIGGSHAHRLKPLIEKLGLICLVITDVDSINPNDNGKKCQPELKKNYKTNNDTLKTWHPQKELLDELLNLSSEDKIKKDLPIRVAYQKPIEFDNGNNRIIVYPYTFEDALVIENKDSFKAITDSTGLLKKMVEASKKENLIEFVEETYTIINDKQAKKAEFALDVLYYEDPKKIKTPTYIKEGLDWIEEQLKSNKQGLIN